CGGGGCACGAGGGCTGTGCGCCGCTAGCGCCCGCCGATCGACGGCCGGCAGAAGCAGTGCGAATACACGCCGCTCGGGTCGTTCAGCCAGCGCATGGCCGCTTGCAACTCGTAGCGCTGCGCGATCTGCTGTAGCCCCTCCGGCAGCGCCAGCTGGCGCAGTCCCAGCCGGGCCAGGCCCGAACTCAGCCGCTCGATCAGACTGCTGGCGAAATCGCGCTGCGGCTCGATCACTTCGAGCCGGTAGTTGTCCGCGTCCAGCCCGGCCAGCTCGACCGCAGCCTCGATCGCTGCCTGCAGACCGCCGGCCTGATCCACCAGGCCGAGCCTGCGTGCGTCCAGCCCGCTCCAGACGCGGCCGCGCGCCAGACGGTCCACCGCCTCGGCGTTCATGCGTCGGCCCTTGGCGACCTGCTCGATGAACTGGCGGTAGTCCTTCTCCACGGTCAGCTGGATGGCGCGCGCCACATCCGGTGACATGGGCCGGTCGATGCGCAGAGCACCCGCCATCGGCGTGGTGCCGACGCCGTCGACGCGGATGCCGAGCTTGGCCAGCGACCGGTCGAGGGTCGGGACCAGCCCGAACACGCCGATCGAGCCGGTCAGCGTGGTGTCCTGCGCCCAGATCTGGTCGGCCGGTGCCGCGATCCAGTAGCCGCCCGAGGCAGCCAGGTTCGACATCGATACCACCACCGGCCGCCCGCTCTCGCGGAACCGTGATACCTGGCGGCGAATGGTCTCGGCGGCGGTGATGCTACCGCCGGGGCTATCCACGCGCAGCACCAGCGCCGCGATCTGCTCATCCTGCAGCGCCTGGCCGATCAGGTCGGCCAGGGTATCCGCACCGGTCATGCCGACTACGCTCTCACCATCGATCAGCTCGCCCTGCGCCACCACCAGTCCCACCGCCGGTGTGTCCGGTGCATATCGGGGGCGGTCCACGACCGACAGGTAGGTGAAGTGATCGATCTGGCGGAAGCTGTCGATGTCCTCGTCCATGCCCACGATTGCACCGACCTTCTCGCGTACCTGCTGCAGGGTCAGCAAGCCGTCGACGAGCTTCGCCTCCTTGGCTGCCCGCGCCAGGTCGCCCTGGTGCGCCTCGACCACGGCCGGCAGATTGGCAGCGTAGTTCTCGATGGCGTCCGGCGCGAGTTTGCGCGGTGCGGCGATGCCGGCCTTGTAGTGCTCCCACAGCACCTGCAGCCAGGCGGCATTGGCCACCTTTGCTTCGGGCGACATGTCGTTGCGCTCGAAGGGCTCGACCGCCGACTTGTACTCGCCGACGCGAAACACGTGCATGTCCACGCCGAGCTTGTCCAGCGCCTCTTTGAAGTACATGCCGTAATGACCGAAGCCTGCCATCAGTACGAAACCCATCGGATCCAGATAGACTTCGTCGGCCTGGGCGGCCAGGTAATAAGCCGGCTGGCTGTAAGCCGGCGCATAGGCGACAAGCTTCTTTCCGCTGCGCTTGCGGAACTGCTGCAGCGCCGCGCCCAGCTCCTGAAGCTGCGCCATGCCGGCGTCTTCCAACTCGTCGAGCTTGAGGAACACCAGCTTGATGCGCGGGTCGGTGGCGGCATAGTCCAGTGCCTTGATCAGGTCCCTCACCCGAGTCTGGCGCGGGCGCTCGCCAAACACCCGCTGCAGCAGCGCGGTCTCCGGCGGCTCGTCCACCATCTCTACCAGCGTGCCCAGCGGCACCCAGACCAGTGCGACGTTGTCCTCGACCGTCCATTCCGGTCGGCCGGACAGCAGCAGCCACAGGGCCAACACCAGGGCCAGCACCACCAACGTCACCAGCACACGGCGGACAATCTCGATCACCTGCCAGATGCCGGCGAACAGGCGAACGATCCAGGAGCGACTCGATGACATTGTTTAAGGACACCTCGGGCGGTAATTAAACCATGCTAAGCCACACACGGCGGCGTGCCCATGCCCGTGTGCAGCAAGACCGGGCATGCGGGGTATGCGGCTTAAATCATAACCTGACTTAATCGTAGCAATAAGAATAATTGTCTTGTGCTATTTTTCCACCCTGCACTAGAATCGCCGCACTACAGCAATCCGCTCTGCTAACGACGGATTCCTGCGTGAGGTTTGCCGAGTTCCACCCCCCTCTTTTCAAGGAGATTGCCATGAGCGTACTGGTTGGCCGCAAAGCCCCCGACTTCACCGCCGCCGCCGTCATGCCCGACGGCAGCATCAAGGAAAACTTCAAGCTCTCGGACTACCGCGGCAAGTACGTGGTGCTGTTCTTCTGGCCGCTGGACTTCACCTTCGTGTGCCCGTCCGAGATCATCGCGCACGACCACCGCCTCGAAGCGTTTAAGGAGCGTGGCGTGCAGCTGATCGGCGTGTCGATCGACTCGCAGTTCACCCACCATGCCTGGCGCAAGACCCCGCCCAAGAACGGCGGCATCGGCGAGGTCGGCTTCCCGATGGTGGCGGACGTCAGCCACGCCATCACCAATGCCTACGGCATCGCCCACCCCGAAGCGGGCGTAGCCATGCGCGCCTCCTTCCTGATCGACAAGGACGGTGTGGTACAGCACCAGGTGGTCAACAACCTGCCGCTGGGCCGCGAGGTGGACGAAATGCTGCGCATGGTGGACGCGCTGCAGTTCCACGAGGAGCACGGCGAGGTCTGCCCGGCCGGCTGGCACAAGGGACAGCCCGGCATGAAGCCGACTGCCGAGGGCGTGGCCGAGTACCTGGCCAAGAACGCCCGCAAGCTCTGACGAAACAAGCAAGGAATGAAACAGGATTAACAAGATGTTGCAGGAAGATCAGGATCAAGAATTCTTCGTTGAAGAAGTCTTCTTATCCTGTTCGTCCTGTTGAATCCTGACCCTCCTGTTCCATTTCTTTAACGGGCCAAAACCATGCCAAACACCCAGCACCACCGACTGATCATCATCGGCTCCGGCCCGGCCGGTTACACGGCCGCAGTTTATGCCGCACGCGCCAACCTGAAGCCGGTGCTGATCACCGGCGTCGAGCAGGGCGGCCAGCTCATGACCACGACCGACGTGGACAACTGGCCAGGCGATGTCGAGGGTCTGCAGGGGCCG
The Nevskiales bacterium genome window above contains:
- the sppA gene encoding signal peptide peptidase SppA; protein product: MSSSRSWIVRLFAGIWQVIEIVRRVLVTLVVLALVLALWLLLSGRPEWTVEDNVALVWVPLGTLVEMVDEPPETALLQRVFGERPRQTRVRDLIKALDYAATDPRIKLVFLKLDELEDAGMAQLQELGAALQQFRKRSGKKLVAYAPAYSQPAYYLAAQADEVYLDPMGFVLMAGFGHYGMYFKEALDKLGVDMHVFRVGEYKSAVEPFERNDMSPEAKVANAAWLQVLWEHYKAGIAAPRKLAPDAIENYAANLPAVVEAHQGDLARAAKEAKLVDGLLTLQQVREKVGAIVGMDEDIDSFRQIDHFTYLSVVDRPRYAPDTPAVGLVVAQGELIDGESVVGMTGADTLADLIGQALQDEQIAALVLRVDSPGGSITAAETIRRQVSRFRESGRPVVVSMSNLAASGGYWIAAPADQIWAQDTTLTGSIGVFGLVPTLDRSLAKLGIRVDGVGTTPMAGALRIDRPMSPDVARAIQLTVEKDYRQFIEQVAKGRRMNAEAVDRLARGRVWSGLDARRLGLVDQAGGLQAAIEAAVELAGLDADNYRLEVIEPQRDFASSLIERLSSGLARLGLRQLALPEGLQQIAQRYELQAAMRWLNDPSGVYSHCFCRPSIGGR
- a CDS encoding peroxiredoxin, translating into MSVLVGRKAPDFTAAAVMPDGSIKENFKLSDYRGKYVVLFFWPLDFTFVCPSEIIAHDHRLEAFKERGVQLIGVSIDSQFTHHAWRKTPPKNGGIGEVGFPMVADVSHAITNAYGIAHPEAGVAMRASFLIDKDGVVQHQVVNNLPLGREVDEMLRMVDALQFHEEHGEVCPAGWHKGQPGMKPTAEGVAEYLAKNARKL